From Sulfurovum zhangzhouensis, the proteins below share one genomic window:
- a CDS encoding Tll0287-like domain-containing protein, translating into MKFPTLLLSTLLTTSLYAVDQNASSEQMNVKMEGIGYIKKLGGTLKSELQKHMQVDPTGVAAFGFCTAKAMEITEEVNKELPANAKVRRTALKTRNEMNMPDATDIAVMESYLKAIEEKRFTPQDIKIVEEGNTTRVYKPLLTDGVCLKCHGQNVSTEIQEMIITSYPKDEAMGFKEGDLRGVVVAEIIKKSDK; encoded by the coding sequence ATGAAATTTCCTACTTTACTACTTTCAACATTGCTTACTACATCATTATATGCAGTGGATCAAAATGCATCTAGCGAGCAGATGAATGTCAAAATGGAAGGAATCGGCTATATAAAGAAGCTAGGCGGTACGCTTAAGAGTGAGCTTCAAAAACACATGCAAGTAGATCCTACGGGTGTTGCTGCTTTTGGTTTTTGTACAGCAAAAGCTATGGAGATCACTGAAGAGGTAAACAAAGAGCTTCCTGCTAATGCAAAAGTAAGAAGAACTGCACTCAAAACACGTAATGAGATGAATATGCCAGATGCAACGGATATAGCAGTGATGGAGAGCTATCTCAAAGCAATTGAAGAGAAGAGATTTACTCCGCAAGATATCAAAATCGTAGAAGAGGGTAATACGACAAGAGTTTATAAACCACTTCTTACTGATGGTGTTTGCCTCAAATGCCATGGTCAAAATGTGAGTACCGAAATTCAAGAGATGATCATTACCAGCTATCCTAAAGATGAAGCAATGGGCTTTAAAGAGGGTGATCTAAGAGGTGTGGTTGTAGCTGAGATCATTAAGAAGTCAGACAAATAA
- a CDS encoding class I SAM-dependent DNA methyltransferase, producing the protein MKNKDLFADKSKNWDMNSNRVKNAKAISDLIVKNINLEKSMNVMDLGAGTGLLSYFIAPFVDKIVAVDSSPSMLKEFESKCDEFACRTEVKHIDIVQYDAPERYDGVISSMTIHHIEDTPALLNKLYNMVDDGGFIALADLDSEDGSFHSDNTGVFHYGFDRHKLAQYAAEAGFSDVTFSTASTIKKPHRDFTVFLMTAIK; encoded by the coding sequence ATGAAAAATAAAGATCTTTTTGCTGATAAATCAAAAAATTGGGATATGAACAGTAACCGTGTCAAGAACGCAAAAGCGATCAGTGATCTGATAGTAAAAAATATTAATCTTGAAAAATCAATGAATGTTATGGATTTGGGTGCAGGAACCGGCCTTTTAAGCTATTTTATCGCTCCTTTTGTCGATAAAATTGTTGCAGTTGACAGTTCGCCTTCCATGCTAAAGGAATTTGAGAGTAAATGTGATGAATTTGCCTGTAGAACAGAGGTAAAACATATTGATATTGTTCAGTATGATGCTCCTGAACGTTATGATGGTGTGATCTCATCAATGACGATACATCATATAGAAGATACCCCTGCACTTCTTAATAAGCTTTATAATATGGTAGATGATGGAGGATTTATCGCTTTGGCGGATCTTGATAGTGAAGACGGAAGTTTTCATAGCGATAATACAGGGGTATTCCATTATGGATTTGATAGACATAAACTTGCGCAGTACGCTGCTGAAGCAGGATTTAGTGACGTGACATTTTCTACAGCCAGTACTATCAAAAAACCGCATAGGGATTTTACGGTTTTTTTGATGACTGCAATAAAATAA
- a CDS encoding TetR/AcrR family transcriptional regulator, translated as MSEQNVNTALSRGNNTKNKILKTSLKLFSSKGYKATTVRDIAGAMGLKQSALYNHFKNKDEILETLVSELTSSAIVQIFADKEAQELHKQGKSLLMSIATTFKLIGFDGQNEALFKLLMQEIYRNERIREIYNEHFYQENVKKLSGIFFSMMQDEMIKSGDPLLLANEFFSPLFFYQMQVSLLKLDKKSTSSVVSMFEKHVDLFWDNIKLEKQNTLF; from the coding sequence ATGTCCGAACAGAACGTTAATACAGCCCTATCCAGGGGTAATAATACAAAGAATAAAATACTCAAAACATCACTAAAACTCTTCTCCTCTAAGGGATATAAAGCAACAACTGTAAGAGATATAGCCGGAGCTATGGGATTGAAGCAGAGTGCACTCTATAATCACTTTAAAAACAAGGATGAGATACTGGAAACACTGGTTTCCGAGCTAACTTCTTCAGCCATTGTCCAGATATTTGCCGATAAAGAGGCTCAGGAGCTTCATAAACAGGGAAAATCGCTTTTAATGAGTATTGCCACTACTTTTAAGCTTATAGGCTTTGACGGGCAAAATGAAGCTCTTTTCAAACTTTTGATGCAGGAGATATACCGTAATGAACGTATCAGAGAGATCTACAATGAACATTTTTACCAGGAAAACGTAAAAAAGCTCTCAGGAATCTTCTTTTCTATGATGCAAGATGAGATGATAAAGTCTGGTGATCCTCTTTTACTGGCTAATGAGTTCTTTTCACCCCTGTTTTTCTATCAAATGCAGGTTTCTTTGCTAAAATTAGACAAAAAATCGACCTCTTCGGTAGTGTCAATGTTCGAAAAACATGTAGATCTCTTCTGGGACAACATAAAACTCGAGAAACAAAATACGCTATTTTAG